In the Petrotoga sp. 9PWA.NaAc.5.4 genome, one interval contains:
- a CDS encoding dihydrofolate reductase family protein, whose product MKVVLIMVQSINGKIRLNKNNIQKWTSIEDKKHFQKITKEIGVVIMGRKTFDSIGKPLKERLNIVLTGSPEKYNALEKMYNNQLYFTDMIPEKILEHLENKGYQSVALIGGPTINSLFLEKDLIDEILLTIEPVIIDGDLSIFSYVNGIHNFELKNIVKLNKNSLLLKYVKNVPFEED is encoded by the coding sequence ATGAAAGTCGTTCTTATTATGGTTCAAAGTATAAATGGAAAAATTAGGTTGAATAAGAACAATATCCAAAAATGGACTTCTATCGAAGATAAAAAACACTTCCAAAAAATAACAAAAGAAATTGGTGTAGTCATCATGGGAAGAAAAACTTTTGATTCTATAGGTAAACCTTTAAAAGAAAGACTCAATATAGTATTAACTGGTTCTCCAGAAAAGTATAACGCTCTTGAAAAGATGTACAATAACCAATTATATTTTACAGATATGATTCCAGAAAAAATTTTAGAACATTTAGAAAATAAAGGATATCAGAGTGTCGCATTAATCGGAGGTCCAACTATTAATTCGCTATTTTTAGAAAAAGATTTAATCGATGAAATCCTTTTAACTATTGAACCGGTTATAATAGATGGTGATCTTTCAATTTTTTCATATGTTAATGGCATTCATAATTTCGAGCTGAAAAATATTGTTAAATTAAACAAAAACAGCTTGTTATTAAAATATGTAAAAAATGTGCCCTTTGAGGAGGATTAA
- a CDS encoding ABC transporter substrate-binding protein, producing the protein MKKILAVVVLLTIVLSVFSITITMTAGAVGTELETLLKQVDMFMEENPDIRVQVLPMPNSSTDRHDLYVTYLASGTPDPDVLMLDVIWPAEFAPFLVDLTDDYDYFELDKFFPGTVASNTVEGRLVAVPWFTDAGILYYRSDLLEKYGYDVPETWDELYTAAKDISSKEGINGFVWQGARYEGLTCNVMEFVHSFGGEIMKDGKVVVDDPQYYNKNVAAITFMDKLIEDRVTPRGVTTYMEEEARRIFQNGEAVFMRNWPYAWALVNSPTSPVAGKVGITVLPKGPGPDGRNSATLGGWNLGINANSSAAEVEAAKKLIKFLTSHEQQVYKAVNAGQTPTRIEAYNDPRTIEANPFYVDIFDVFMSAEPRPISPIYNEISYEIQVAVHSVLTQQTQPENAVKSLAQNLRKLVY; encoded by the coding sequence ATGAAAAAGATTTTGGCAGTAGTTGTTTTATTAACGATAGTTTTAAGTGTTTTTTCAATAACGATTACTATGACGGCGGGTGCTGTAGGGACAGAATTAGAAACTTTGTTAAAGCAAGTAGATATGTTCATGGAAGAAAATCCAGACATTCGGGTACAAGTTCTTCCGATGCCTAATAGTTCTACAGATAGACACGACTTATACGTTACTTATCTTGCTTCAGGTACCCCAGATCCAGATGTTTTGATGCTGGATGTTATTTGGCCAGCTGAGTTTGCACCATTTTTGGTAGATTTAACAGACGATTACGATTATTTTGAACTTGACAAGTTTTTCCCTGGAACAGTTGCTTCCAATACTGTAGAGGGAAGGTTAGTTGCTGTGCCATGGTTTACTGATGCGGGTATACTCTATTATCGTTCTGATTTGTTGGAAAAATATGGATACGATGTTCCTGAAACTTGGGATGAATTATATACTGCAGCAAAGGATATATCTTCTAAAGAAGGCATAAATGGTTTTGTATGGCAAGGTGCGAGGTACGAAGGTTTAACTTGTAATGTAATGGAATTTGTTCACAGTTTTGGTGGAGAGATAATGAAGGATGGAAAAGTAGTTGTCGATGATCCGCAATATTACAATAAAAATGTAGCTGCTATAACTTTTATGGATAAACTTATAGAAGATAGAGTAACTCCAAGAGGAGTTACAACGTATATGGAAGAAGAAGCAAGGAGGATATTCCAAAATGGAGAAGCTGTATTTATGAGAAATTGGCCTTATGCATGGGCATTAGTCAATTCTCCAACTTCTCCAGTTGCTGGTAAAGTTGGCATAACTGTGTTACCAAAAGGTCCTGGCCCTGATGGAAGGAATTCAGCAACACTTGGTGGATGGAATTTAGGTATAAATGCAAATTCTTCTGCTGCGGAAGTTGAGGCTGCAAAAAAATTGATAAAATTCTTGACCAGTCATGAACAACAAGTTTACAAAGCCGTAAATGCTGGACAAACTCCTACTAGGATAGAAGCTTACAACGACCCAAGAACAATTGAAGCTAATCCATTTTATGTAGATATATTTGATGTTTTCATGAGTGCAGAACCACGACCTATTTCTCCTATTTACAATGAAATTTCTTACGAAATTCAAGTTGCAGTTCATAGTGTATTGACACAGCAAACACAACCAGAAAATGCAGTGAAAAGCTTGGCTCAAAACTTAAGGAAATTGGTATATTGA
- a CDS encoding TM1266 family iron-only hydrogenase system putative regulator: MEKRLTMISIAIKNREKVYNTVNELLHSFADNILLRVGYPRQDKNLSIIFLVFEGTTDELSSLNGKLGQIPDIKVKSHTI, from the coding sequence TTGGAAAAAAGATTAACGATGATCTCCATAGCGATAAAAAATAGAGAAAAAGTCTACAATACCGTAAATGAACTATTGCATAGTTTTGCTGATAATATTCTTTTAAGAGTAGGTTACCCCCGTCAAGACAAAAATTTGTCGATAATTTTTTTGGTATTCGAAGGAACAACCGATGAATTAAGCTCTTTAAATGGAAAATTGGGGCAAATTCCCGATATAAAAGTGAAATCTCACACAATTTGA
- a CDS encoding DNA repair protein RecN, translating into MLVSLSMNNFGLFKKVNMDFDDHFNVITGESGTGKSMLLNAINVFLTGNIPQNLKTNEGSVSAFFLINEFLKEIIKEHVPIKDDELILSVNYTPKKVLFRINDTIVSKNIVQEISKFLIEMHSQDSNIALRDENYQSTLILRILRENFLQYFSKYDEKFQEYMKLKKRYDNLPSNTTEIFRNIDILNYQIKEIEEVNLNPNEDDDLSERFRTLNNIEEIKERIIESLNILKDSEDQSIDVALGKIIFNLSKIINFGFKEEYSLAIDIQDQFNQLYSILENRFNELEVDPEELNKVALRLNKIMELKRKYGPTLQDVLDTLTKLRKEKNELEEIQRDLYELEPALIKIKNELEIESCNIIEKSKPFLQDIKEKVEGNLKDLNMENCKIDFKIEQLKEPRKESFHKITLLLKTNPKSEFLPLSDIASGGELSRIILALEAVIGNNHNIDTMFFDEIDSGVGPRMADIVGSKLKELSSKKQIIVITHMPQVANLAKKHFKITKSLENNETVSKIIELNDEERQEEIKEMYGNIVYIEG; encoded by the coding sequence ATGTTAGTTTCTCTTTCAATGAATAATTTTGGACTTTTTAAAAAAGTAAACATGGATTTCGATGATCATTTCAACGTTATAACCGGAGAATCTGGAACGGGAAAATCTATGTTATTAAATGCCATAAATGTTTTTTTAACTGGCAATATTCCTCAGAATTTGAAAACAAACGAAGGTTCAGTTTCTGCTTTTTTCTTAATTAATGAATTTCTAAAAGAAATCATAAAAGAACACGTTCCTATTAAAGACGATGAATTAATTTTATCTGTAAATTATACTCCCAAGAAGGTCCTTTTTAGAATTAACGACACTATAGTTTCAAAAAACATTGTACAAGAAATTTCCAAGTTTTTAATAGAGATGCATTCACAAGATTCAAATATTGCTTTGAGAGACGAAAACTATCAAAGTACACTTATTCTTAGAATTTTAAGGGAAAATTTCTTGCAATATTTTTCAAAATATGATGAAAAGTTTCAAGAATATATGAAATTAAAAAAAAGGTACGATAATTTACCATCTAATACCACAGAAATTTTTAGAAATATAGATATTTTAAATTATCAGATAAAAGAAATTGAAGAAGTTAATCTAAATCCCAACGAAGATGATGATCTTTCTGAACGTTTTAGAACTCTAAATAATATAGAGGAAATAAAAGAAAGAATAATAGAATCATTAAATATTCTCAAAGATAGCGAAGATCAAAGCATTGATGTTGCCTTAGGTAAAATCATATTCAATTTGTCAAAAATTATTAATTTTGGATTTAAAGAGGAATATTCATTGGCAATAGATATACAGGACCAATTCAATCAATTGTACAGTATTTTAGAAAATAGATTTAACGAGTTAGAAGTAGATCCAGAAGAATTAAACAAAGTCGCATTAAGACTAAATAAGATTATGGAATTAAAAAGAAAATACGGACCTACGTTGCAAGATGTCTTAGACACCTTAACCAAATTAAGAAAAGAAAAAAATGAATTAGAAGAAATCCAAAGAGATCTTTATGAATTAGAACCAGCTTTAATTAAAATCAAAAACGAACTTGAAATAGAAAGTTGTAATATTATCGAAAAATCCAAACCTTTTCTTCAAGATATAAAAGAAAAAGTTGAAGGTAACTTAAAAGATTTAAATATGGAAAATTGCAAAATAGATTTTAAAATCGAACAATTAAAGGAACCAAGAAAAGAATCTTTTCATAAAATTACTTTACTTTTAAAAACTAACCCAAAAAGTGAATTTTTACCATTATCTGATATCGCTTCTGGAGGTGAACTTTCCAGAATAATATTGGCTTTAGAAGCAGTAATTGGAAACAATCATAATATTGATACAATGTTTTTTGATGAAATAGATTCGGGAGTTGGTCCAAGGATGGCCGATATAGTTGGAAGTAAATTGAAAGAATTATCTTCTAAAAAGCAAATTATAGTTATTACTCATATGCCACAAGTTGCAAATTTGGCTAAAAAACATTTTAAAATAACAAAATCCTTGGAAAATAACGAAACGGTTTCAAAAATTATTGAGTTAAACGACGAAGAACGGCAAGAAGAGATAAAAGAAATGTATGGAAACATAGTTTATATAGAAGGGTGA
- a CDS encoding carbohydrate ABC transporter permease, protein MWLAFWLIIPTLVAIGITAFYPLGQTIYDSFFKWSLRPGFQREFVGLQNYINLFQDPRFLQALWNTIYFTFFSVLIEFLLGLATALVLNADFKLRGLVRAAVLIPWAIPTAVSSQMWKWMYNDQYGVISLMLYNLGILSEGTPILGTPGIAMSAIIAVDVWKTTPFVALLLLAGLQIIPNELYEAARIDGASMWKQFTSITLPVLRPTIGVTLIFRTLDALRVFDVVYIMTQGAVGTETLAVYNRSLLMDNIFSPRGLFGYGSALSVVIFLIIGVFTVIYMRSLNIKLD, encoded by the coding sequence ATGTGGTTGGCATTTTGGTTGATAATTCCGACGCTCGTTGCAATAGGTATAACTGCGTTTTACCCGTTGGGTCAAACTATTTACGATAGTTTCTTCAAATGGTCATTACGTCCTGGGTTTCAAAGAGAATTTGTGGGGTTACAAAATTATATTAATTTGTTTCAAGATCCGAGATTTTTACAAGCGTTATGGAATACTATTTATTTTACTTTTTTTTCTGTCTTGATAGAATTTTTGCTGGGTTTAGCTACAGCACTTGTATTAAATGCTGATTTCAAATTGAGAGGATTAGTTAGAGCCGCAGTTTTAATTCCATGGGCAATTCCTACTGCTGTGTCTTCACAGATGTGGAAATGGATGTACAACGATCAATATGGTGTAATAAGTCTCATGCTTTATAATCTTGGAATATTAAGTGAAGGAACTCCCATTTTGGGAACACCGGGAATAGCGATGAGTGCGATTATAGCTGTAGATGTTTGGAAAACCACTCCTTTTGTAGCTCTTTTACTTCTTGCAGGACTTCAAATAATTCCAAATGAATTATATGAAGCAGCCAGAATAGATGGTGCAAGCATGTGGAAACAATTTACTTCTATTACTCTACCTGTTTTAAGGCCTACTATTGGTGTAACTCTTATATTTAGAACATTAGATGCTTTGAGAGTATTTGATGTTGTATATATAATGACTCAAGGGGCTGTAGGAACAGAAACTTTGGCTGTTTACAATAGATCTTTGCTTATGGATAACATTTTTTCCCCAAGAGGATTATTTGGATATGGTTCAGCATTATCAGTAGTAATTTTCCTTATAATTGGTGTATTCACTGTAATCTATATGAGATCCTTAAATATTAAGTTAGATTAA
- a CDS encoding glycosyltransferase — protein sequence MRVLFLNPQGNFDKYDSHLTEHPDFGGQLVYVKEVSKELAKMNISVDIVTRQIIDENWPEFSNEIDYFDESLNPRIVRIPFGGEKFLNKEELWPFLSDYVKNILDFYKNENIDFITTHYGDGGYSGVLLKSKLGINFSFTGHSLGAQKMDKLGVNLENFNEFDKEYHFSQRIMAERLSMKHAFKIIVSTSMERFEQYSHPLYKDVAQIENDNKYKVIPPGVNTEIFNDDASVLDDKTIKQIKEKIKNTKKSFIILSSRLDEKKNHLAVVKAFATSKTLQNNSNLAIFLRGINDPYQDFNLLNEKEKKILKPILEEIEKAKIKDKVYFFDFRSQKELASAYKYFSQLKSVFALTAFYEPFGLAPIEAGACGLAVVATKNGGPSEIFDDGSGVLVDPENIQEIEIGLIEALKNYESYSEKVKKRVHEKFTWRRTAEGYLTVIQEGMAKKEYIKEDNLDLNGKELIINYLKNKI from the coding sequence ATGAGAGTTTTGTTTCTCAATCCCCAAGGAAATTTTGATAAATATGATTCACATTTAACTGAACATCCTGATTTTGGAGGCCAACTTGTATATGTAAAAGAAGTTTCTAAAGAACTTGCTAAAATGAATATTTCGGTTGATATAGTTACGAGACAGATAATAGACGAAAATTGGCCTGAATTTTCTAATGAAATAGATTACTTTGATGAATCTTTAAATCCACGAATTGTTAGAATACCTTTTGGAGGTGAGAAATTTTTAAATAAGGAAGAATTATGGCCGTTTTTGTCAGACTATGTTAAAAATATTTTAGATTTTTATAAAAATGAAAATATAGATTTTATAACCACTCATTATGGAGATGGAGGATATTCTGGCGTTCTTTTAAAATCAAAATTAGGAATTAATTTTTCTTTTACAGGTCATTCTTTAGGAGCTCAAAAAATGGATAAACTTGGTGTGAATTTAGAAAATTTTAACGAATTCGATAAAGAATACCATTTTTCTCAAAGAATTATGGCAGAAAGACTTTCTATGAAACACGCTTTTAAGATAATAGTTTCAACCTCTATGGAAAGATTTGAACAATATTCTCATCCTCTATACAAAGATGTTGCGCAAATAGAAAACGATAATAAATACAAAGTTATCCCACCTGGTGTAAATACAGAAATATTCAACGATGATGCGAGTGTTTTGGATGATAAAACTATAAAACAAATAAAAGAAAAAATAAAAAATACAAAAAAATCTTTTATTATTCTCTCAAGTAGATTAGATGAAAAGAAAAATCACTTAGCAGTGGTGAAAGCATTTGCAACCTCAAAAACATTGCAAAATAATTCAAACTTAGCGATATTTCTACGAGGTATTAATGACCCATATCAAGATTTCAACTTATTAAACGAAAAAGAAAAGAAAATATTGAAACCTATTTTAGAAGAAATAGAAAAAGCAAAAATTAAAGACAAAGTGTATTTCTTTGATTTCAGATCTCAAAAAGAACTTGCAAGTGCTTATAAATACTTTTCTCAATTAAAATCAGTTTTTGCCTTAACAGCTTTTTATGAGCCATTTGGATTAGCTCCAATTGAAGCTGGCGCATGTGGTCTTGCTGTTGTTGCTACAAAAAATGGGGGACCAAGTGAGATTTTTGATGATGGATCAGGAGTCCTTGTAGATCCTGAAAATATCCAAGAAATTGAAATAGGCTTAATTGAAGCTTTAAAAAACTACGAATCTTATTCTGAAAAAGTAAAAAAAAGAGTGCATGAGAAATTCACATGGAGAAGAACTGCCGAAGGATACCTTACTGTTATTCAAGAAGGAATGGCAAAAAAAGAATATATAAAGGAAGATAATTTAGATCTAAATGGGAAAGAATTAATTATCAATTATCTTAAGAATAAAATATGA
- a CDS encoding carbohydrate kinase family protein produces the protein MYNFISFGEVLIDFISKDYVDGLKNATSFDKFLGGSPSNIAVNISKQGFRSAIISKVGNDPFGNYILNELNKYKVDTSFIIQDNLVQTDLVYVLKSKTSPEFYPYRSASLNLEFLDSSIKKIVDTNIFHFSSWAISSDINLKNTLKLLKSFKKSRTLVGFDPNYRKILWHTSLEIEDVLKLVLPYVDFIKPSLDDCYHIFEKNTLEEEFIKIFHDFGVKNVILTLGENGFIISTGTDKRHFESFAKDVVDTTGAGDAFWSGLYVGIINGLNIVNSSKLGNAFAAEKLKSVGAISEIKSYQTLLKEYNIV, from the coding sequence ATGTATAACTTTATTTCTTTCGGAGAAGTTTTAATAGACTTTATTTCTAAAGATTATGTTGACGGATTAAAAAACGCTACTTCTTTTGATAAATTCTTAGGAGGTTCCCCCAGTAATATAGCTGTGAATATTTCTAAGCAAGGTTTTAGATCTGCCATAATATCAAAAGTTGGCAATGATCCTTTTGGAAACTATATTTTGAATGAGCTAAACAAATACAAAGTCGATACTTCTTTTATTATTCAAGATAATCTTGTTCAAACTGATTTAGTATATGTTTTAAAATCCAAGACCTCTCCGGAATTTTATCCATACAGATCAGCTTCTTTGAATTTAGAATTTTTAGATTCAAGTATCAAAAAAATAGTAGATACAAATATATTTCATTTTTCTTCTTGGGCTATATCTTCCGACATAAACTTAAAAAATACCTTAAAGCTTCTAAAATCATTTAAAAAAAGCCGTACTTTAGTAGGATTTGACCCAAATTATAGAAAAATACTTTGGCATACTTCTTTAGAAATTGAAGATGTGCTAAAATTAGTTCTTCCTTACGTTGATTTTATAAAACCTTCTTTAGACGATTGCTATCACATTTTTGAAAAAAATACACTCGAAGAAGAATTCATAAAAATATTTCATGATTTTGGAGTTAAAAATGTGATTTTAACATTGGGAGAAAATGGTTTCATAATATCTACAGGTACCGATAAAAGACACTTTGAATCTTTTGCAAAAGATGTGGTTGATACTACCGGTGCTGGAGATGCTTTTTGGTCAGGACTATATGTGGGAATAATAAATGGATTAAATATCGTTAATTCATCGAAATTAGGAAATGCTTTTGCTGCCGAAAAATTAAAGTCTGTTGGAGCTATTTCGGAAATTAAAAGTTACCAAACACTATTAAAAGAGTACAATATTGTATAA
- the hydE gene encoding [FeFe] hydrogenase H-cluster radical SAM maturase HydE, producing the protein MKTKFIEEVEKIQKNLSSEIKNIINYFLTHETIEKPHIIKILSLQKDEEDRNYIFKIANLIRKYYTGDFINIKGVIEFSNYCKKNCFYCGLRAKNPLIKRYRMSPDEIIQTANEAFHYGLDTIILQSGEDDLYTDEDLVNIISEIRKNTRLPVSLSIGERSFSSYRKFRKAGAVRALLKHETINRKIFENIHPDKNYENRIELLRYMNNLGYVTGSGNIIGLPNQTLEDIADDIIFMRDENIHMIGMGPFIPAKNTPLEHFSAGNAELTLNAYAATRLCIPRVQMPTTTALGTISQNLQYQGFFAGCNVIMVNITPDKYRKNYNIYDNKIKVEFYQTYKKIIELGFSPSPLTQKRMKEEINVSK; encoded by the coding sequence GTGAAAACCAAATTCATAGAAGAAGTGGAAAAAATTCAAAAAAATTTATCTTCAGAAATTAAAAACATTATTAATTACTTCTTAACTCATGAAACAATAGAAAAACCGCACATAATAAAGATCTTATCCTTACAAAAAGATGAAGAGGATAGAAATTATATTTTTAAAATAGCTAATTTGATTAGGAAATATTACACAGGAGATTTTATAAATATAAAAGGAGTTATAGAATTTTCAAATTACTGCAAAAAAAATTGTTTTTATTGTGGTTTGAGAGCAAAAAATCCACTAATAAAAAGATATCGCATGTCTCCTGATGAAATTATACAAACAGCTAATGAAGCTTTTCATTATGGTTTAGATACAATAATACTTCAAAGCGGTGAAGATGATCTATACACTGACGAAGATTTGGTAAATATCATCTCTGAAATTAGGAAGAATACGAGACTTCCTGTATCTTTATCTATAGGAGAAAGAAGTTTTTCTTCGTATAGAAAATTTAGAAAAGCTGGAGCAGTTAGAGCCTTATTAAAACATGAAACAATAAACAGGAAGATATTTGAAAATATTCATCCTGATAAAAATTATGAAAATAGAATAGAACTTCTAAGATATATGAACAATTTGGGATATGTCACAGGGTCTGGAAATATTATAGGATTACCAAACCAGACATTAGAAGATATAGCTGATGACATTATATTTATGAGAGATGAAAATATACATATGATAGGAATGGGCCCCTTTATACCTGCCAAAAATACCCCTTTAGAACATTTCTCAGCAGGAAACGCAGAGCTAACCTTAAACGCTTATGCTGCAACAAGATTGTGTATTCCCCGAGTACAAATGCCTACAACTACCGCTTTAGGAACTATTTCTCAGAATTTGCAATATCAAGGTTTTTTCGCTGGATGTAATGTAATCATGGTTAACATAACACCTGATAAATATCGAAAAAATTATAATATATACGACAACAAAATAAAAGTTGAATTTTATCAAACCTATAAAAAGATTATCGAGCTTGGTTTTTCACCGTCTCCCCTAACTCAAAAGAGAATGAAGGAGGAAATAAATGTTAGCAAATAG
- the hydG gene encoding [FeFe] hydrogenase H-cluster radical SAM maturase HydG — translation MFYVRDKQGQKPFIKEGKIYELLEKTKSPDSIKVDEIIQKSLSKKRLEPEEVATLLNVEEETTLEKIFEGAKTLKQRIYGNRIVFFAPLYIGNKCVNDCQYCGFRSSNKEIYRNSLTFEQLKKEIEALENKGHKRLILVYGEHPEYDANFIAKTVETVYNTKNNNGEIRRVNINAAPQTIDDYKKIKDVGIGTFQIFQETYHYETYKKLHPKGPKSSYIWRLYGLDRAIQAGIDDVGIGALFGLSNYKFEVMGLIYHTIHFEERFGFGPHTISFPRIEPALNTPLSFQPPSLVDDKTFKKIVAILRLAVPYTGLILTAREPIKVRNEVLKLGVSQIDAGSNIGVGAYSTQDKESYKKSQFTLSDQRSLDLVIKELSKEGYLPSFCTACYRMGRTGEHFMEFAIPGFVKRFCTPNAILTSLEYSLDYASNETKNIIKNQINEEFKNMEEGKLKNMLLEKIKLIENGERDLYF, via the coding sequence GTGTTTTATGTTAGAGACAAACAAGGGCAGAAGCCTTTCATAAAAGAGGGAAAAATTTATGAATTGTTAGAAAAAACAAAGTCTCCTGACAGTATAAAAGTTGATGAAATAATTCAAAAATCTCTATCAAAAAAAAGACTTGAACCTGAAGAAGTTGCAACCCTCTTGAATGTTGAAGAAGAAACTACCTTAGAAAAAATTTTTGAAGGTGCAAAAACACTGAAACAACGAATATATGGTAACAGAATTGTATTTTTTGCACCCCTTTATATTGGTAATAAATGTGTCAACGATTGCCAATATTGTGGATTTAGAAGTAGTAATAAAGAAATTTACCGGAATTCCTTGACATTTGAACAATTAAAAAAAGAGATAGAAGCTTTGGAAAACAAAGGTCATAAGAGATTAATATTAGTATACGGCGAACATCCTGAATACGACGCTAATTTTATAGCAAAAACTGTTGAGACTGTTTATAACACAAAGAATAATAATGGAGAAATCAGAAGGGTAAATATAAACGCTGCACCTCAAACAATAGATGATTACAAAAAAATAAAAGATGTGGGAATTGGAACTTTTCAAATTTTCCAAGAAACATACCATTATGAAACATATAAAAAACTTCATCCAAAAGGACCTAAATCAAGTTATATCTGGAGATTATACGGCTTAGATAGAGCAATTCAAGCTGGAATCGATGATGTTGGAATCGGGGCATTATTTGGTTTATCTAATTATAAATTTGAAGTAATGGGGCTTATTTATCATACAATTCATTTTGAAGAAAGATTTGGCTTCGGGCCTCACACTATTTCTTTCCCACGAATCGAACCTGCTTTAAATACTCCTTTATCTTTTCAGCCTCCTTCCTTAGTAGACGATAAAACTTTCAAAAAAATAGTAGCTATTTTAAGGTTAGCTGTACCTTATACCGGATTAATATTAACTGCAAGGGAACCTATAAAAGTTCGAAATGAAGTTTTAAAATTAGGAGTTTCTCAAATAGATGCAGGATCTAATATAGGAGTAGGAGCATACTCTACACAAGACAAAGAATCTTATAAGAAAAGTCAGTTTACACTAAGTGATCAAAGAAGCTTAGATTTAGTAATTAAGGAACTTTCAAAGGAAGGTTATTTACCATCTTTTTGTACTGCTTGTTATAGAATGGGTAGAACTGGTGAACACTTTATGGAATTTGCAATACCAGGATTTGTAAAAAGATTTTGCACACCCAATGCAATATTAACCTCTTTAGAATATTCCCTTGATTATGCATCTAATGAAACTAAAAATATTATAAAGAACCAAATAAACGAAGAATTTAAAAATATGGAAGAAGGTAAATTAAAAAACATGCTGTTAGAAAAAATAAAACTTATTGAAAATGGGGAAAGGGACTTATATTTCTAA
- a CDS encoding carbohydrate ABC transporter permease: MKWGMRTKKNTQKTFLYIIVILMVIFYVFPFYWAIKSSFTSDQYLFTKNITLLPQGFTFENYVKVFTERPFGLNILNSVIVAGATTIFSIIVGSFAAYAIARLKIPGKAALMMLILAVSMFPQVSILGGLFQLLRRMGLINTYLGLIIPYIALNLPLTTWILQNFFRELPKEIEESAYIDGCSKFETLWRIVLPLSAPGLVTTGLLTFIQAWNEFLFALTFMQTPEKYTVPVAIAMFTGKTFYEVPWGQLMAASVIVTMPLVILVLIFQNRIVQGLTAGSVKG; the protein is encoded by the coding sequence ATGAAATGGGGAATGAGAACAAAAAAGAATACACAAAAAACTTTTTTATATATAATCGTTATTCTAATGGTAATTTTTTATGTTTTTCCATTCTATTGGGCAATAAAAAGTTCTTTTACTTCTGATCAGTATCTCTTTACCAAAAATATTACTCTTTTACCTCAAGGGTTTACTTTTGAAAACTATGTTAAAGTTTTTACAGAAAGACCCTTTGGTTTGAATATTTTAAATTCTGTTATCGTAGCTGGAGCAACGACAATATTTTCAATTATTGTAGGTTCCTTTGCTGCTTATGCGATAGCGAGATTAAAGATACCGGGTAAAGCTGCTTTAATGATGCTTATACTGGCTGTTAGTATGTTCCCACAAGTTTCTATTTTGGGAGGACTTTTTCAATTATTGAGAAGAATGGGTTTGATAAATACTTATCTGGGTTTGATAATTCCTTACATTGCTTTAAATTTGCCCTTAACAACATGGATTTTGCAAAATTTCTTTAGAGAACTTCCAAAAGAAATTGAGGAATCTGCATATATAGATGGTTGTTCTAAGTTTGAAACATTGTGGAGAATAGTTTTGCCTCTTTCTGCACCAGGTTTAGTTACAACTGGTCTTTTGACTTTTATTCAAGCATGGAATGAGTTCCTTTTTGCGTTAACTTTTATGCAAACTCCCGAAAAGTATACTGTTCCCGTAGCTATAGCAATGTTTACAGGGAAGACTTTTTATGAAGTTCCATGGGGTCAGTTAATGGCTGCGTCAGTAATAGTAACAATGCCTTTGGTGATTTTAGTTTTGATATTCCAAAATAGGATAGTTCAAGGTTTAACAGCTGGAAGCGTAAAAGGGTGA